A stretch of DNA from Arachis hypogaea cultivar Tifrunner chromosome 19, arahy.Tifrunner.gnm2.J5K5, whole genome shotgun sequence:
ttttaattaatttcacttttcaaacaaaaaaaagagtcaagcgggCTAACCCGCCAATCCATCATAAAGTAAggcgggctagcattttgaacccattttagttggcaGGGGAGGCCGGCCCGTCCCCTTTTATGGTGCGGGCTTAGCGGGGCGAGCGAGTTGGGACAAGCCGACCCACTTTGCCACccttagtagttaattttagtatacacttaatatagcattttttattttaatatatattttatacgaataattaatttaataattaatttttagtgtacatttaatcatttatttatataaagCAAATTCATAgcagaattttcaaaaatttaattatcttatGGGTTTAGCTAACATGTGTTCTTAAGGCACATAATAagcttattattagtagaaaatttcaattttttttatttaataggtATAAAATAAATGTATTAGAAACTTAAATGTGTCTTATTTTCAACATAAATTTTCTCAATTTGTAATCTTAAATTATGCCTTTAGGGTATATGATAGATAAACCCTTATCTTATCGGTTTATCTTATCGCCTAAATCAAATCAGTATATTTACTTGCTTTTGAAGTCCCAAAGCTGATAAAGTGAAAATCAAAGAGTAAAACCACACCCCCGTCCCTAACCATTTCGCTAACTCTCATTTCGTCCTTCATTGATTGGAAAATGACATTGCGGTCCCTAACCATTAACTCCGTCAGACATTTTACCCTTTCCGTTAATGACTCCGTCCAGAACTAACGGATTTTGTCTATGTGTCACGTTAGTTGATGATGTGTCAAGGAACCATTCCAAGAGACAAAACACCCCCTGCCATGTCAATAATACGCTACAGTAAAATAGGAcaattaaatctctaaatttttttttatgagacATTTAAATTTCTAACTAATTtaaagggttaagtactgaaatcgtccctaaggtctggggtgaaaatcaaaatcgtccctgacctttttttgttattaaaatcgtccttttccacttcaattttatttttttaccatattacccttcattattaataaaaaaaaccctaacttaaaaaataaaaataaaaaaaagaaagaaaaagcgtAAAGGGGAAAGGGGGGCAGGGAACGCGAAGGGAGAAGAGGGGGAGGAGGGGGGTTttcgggaagaagagggggaagggggaaaGGAAAGGGTCTTCGCCGCCGCCACCGGTCTTCACTGCCGCTGCCGCTCTTTGCTGCCGTCGCCGCTCTGCTCCTCCGGAAAGGGAGAAGGGAACGCGAATGGAGAAGAGGGGGGGGGGAGGGAGGTTTTGGGAAGAAGAAGGGAAGGGTCTTCGCCGCTGCCACCGGTCTTCACTGCCGCCGCCACCGGTCTTCACTGCTGCCATCGCTCTTCGCTGTCGCCGCCGCTCTGCTCCTcggggaaagggggaagggaacgcgaagggagaagaggggggaggggggttcgggaagaagagggggaaggggaagggtccTCGCCGCCGCCACCGGTCTTCACTGCCGCCGCCGCTCTTCGCTACCGCCACCACCGCTGTTCCTCGTCGTTTCTGCTGGATCTCCGCCGTTTCTGCTCCTCCTCCTCGCTCGGCCGTCGGTGTCGCTACTCCTCGCCAGTTTCTGGTTTCTAGTTTCTTATGGTTTCTTCTGGTTCTGCTGCTTCTGCATGCTTCTGATTATCAATCTGGTTTctatgttgttgttcttcttctgtGATTGACTGCCTCTGCTTCTCCTTCTACTTCTGCTTGAACTTTTTTCACTGGCGAAAAAAACGAAGATTTATTTGTTGAACTGCAATTGATGATTGTTGAACTGTtgtcaaatttaaatttgttagTGATTTATTTTGCTGAATTTGTTATTGTTCAATTTGCTggatttgttgttgttgctgatgaagaagagaaaaagaattgTTATTGTTGCCAGTGAGTGTTGTTGGTGGCAGAGGAGTAGAGGAGAGAGAGCGCGAGGGGAGGGCGAAGAAGGGTGGCGGTGTTGAAgttgaacaagaagaggaagaagctgGGTTTTCTCACTGGGAAGAGACAtcggaggtggaggtggaggtggaggtggaggtggggggaggagttttttgtttttgtttttatttttattttttatttttttattaatagttaagggtaatttggtcaaaaaataaaattgagataaaaaaaggacgattttataacattttgtaatgttggggatgattttaataacaaaaaaggtcggggatgattttgatttttaccccagaccttagggacgatttcagtacttaaccctaatttAAACATAGACACATGTAATAAACTATAAAGTAGGATAAATATCCCTAAATTTTAATAAGTCATTGTATTTactcctcctctttctttttctctgtaAAGTCCTGATATGAACACAATAAAAACTACTTCATCAAGTTCAATCTCTTTcaatcattttctttttagtCTCTAATACAAATTTTATGTCCCCATCTTTACAATATTCATCGTGAATGTAATTTTGTCATATTTTAAACCTCTCTCATTCATCTCATTCACAAATTTTTTAACTTCCTTCAAATGATAGATCTTGTAAGACCATTGATCAGCACATTGTACGTGATCAAGGTCGACCTAATGTCTTGATTAATCATTATCTAAAAATTTTTTCAGGCCAAATTAACTTTTCATATTTGTATTGTCCATCATCAAGGTGATGAAAATAATACCATTTGAAACCAACTTTTTCTTACACATTATCTAACAAAATAGGTACAATGATTTGTTGAAATTTAGAGATATTTATCTTATTTCATAATTTATTATGGGTTTATGTGTCTATGTATAAATTAATTAGGGATTTAagtatttcttaaatttttttcatgAGTTTAATTGTCTTATTTTATTGCAGTGTATTGTTGATACAACAaagatattttatcttttaaaatggTTTTTCAACATGTCATTAGGTAACGTAATATATTAATATGTAGACAAAATCCGTTAATTTTGGACCAAAATATTAACGGAGAGAATAAAATGTCTAACAAAATTAATCGTTAAGAAGTGCAATGTTATTTTTCAATCGAAATGAAAATTAGCATAATGGTCAGGATCCAGTGGGGTTTTACTCGAAAATCAAGAGTCATTGCTATATTAAAAACAAATGGAAGAATTAATTATGGGGTGGTTAAAACAAGACAGCAAGACTTACGAGTTACAATACAAATATCCATATGGCTTTTCAATTGCAAATCCTACTACTAGTTTGATATTTTCACAAGATTTCACCATTTCGCTTAGCTTGTTCTGAATCTAAGCATGAAGAGGGCCAGAAAGTACGAAGGAGATGCAGTGGGAATCGACCTTGGCACAACTTACTCTTGTGTTGCCGTATGGCAGGAACAACACTGTCGAGTGGAGATCATTCATAATGACCAGGGCAACAGAACAACACCTTCCTACGTTGCTTTTACTGCCAATCAGAGGTTAATCGGAGATGCTGCTAAGAACCAAGCTGCTGCTAACCCAATTAATACTGTCTTCGGTATAGTAATAATAGTAATCTTCTTACTTTCAATTTTtgcatgtgtttttttttttttttcttgctttctaCCTTACACAAATTAGTCTCTTTGTATTTTTGGAtacattaagaaaaaaaataatgttagAAACTCcactttgttttttcttttacttcttaTTTCAAGTTGTGTTTTTGCTGGTTTGTTATGCTCCTTCCATCTTCACTACCCTTGTTGGGTGAAAGTGAAGTTAGAAACTTACTCAAGATAAAGAAACTCTACTTATTGTTTATAGTATTAGTCCAGAGAGGTCTTTTTCTGTAAATGCAGCTGCTTCTATTATAGACATTACCCTTTTCCCCAATATAAGAGTAGATTTTTAGACTTAATTGTGTTATATTAGTTCATTCAAAATTTGACATTTATTTTCAAATGGAAGGAGTTTTAGCACTAAACTAAACTGTACTTAAAagatttctttattttccttcttttgttttttcagATGTTAAGAGACTCATTGGTAGAAAATATAGTGATCCGGTTATCAAGAATGATTTGTTGATGTGGCCATTTAAGGTCACTGCTGGTGCTGATGACAAACCAATGATTGTTGTTACATACAAGGATCAAGAGAAGCACTTTTCTGCCGAAGAAATTTCATCTATGGTTCTCACTAAAATGCGAGAGATTGCGGAGGCGTACTTAGAGTCACCTGTTTGTAACGCTGTTATTACAGTACCTGCTTATTTCAATGGCTCTCAGCGTAAAGCTACCAGAGATGCTGGCGCCATTGCAGGTCTCAACGTGATGCGAATAATTAGTGAGCCAACGGCTGCTGCTGTTGCATATGGACTTGACAAAAGATCCGATTGCTCTGGAGAGCGAAATATATTCATCTTTGATCTTGGTGGTGGTACTTTCGATGTATCTCTCCTTACTATTAAGGGGAAGGTCTTCCAAGTTAAGGCTACTGCCGGAAACACTCACCTCGGTGGAGAGGATTTTGATAACAGAGTAGTGAATTACTTTGTAAATGAATTCAAAAGAAAGAATAACAAGGTTGACATTAGCGGCGATGCCAGAGCCTTGAGGAGACTGAGAACTGCTTGTGAGAAGGCAAAGAGGACTTTATCGTATGCCGTTACTGCCACCATTGAGTTAGATGCTTTCTTTAAAGGAATTGATTTCTATTCATCATTAACGCGTGCTAGATT
This window harbors:
- the LOC112777512 gene encoding heat shock cognate 70 kDa protein-like, which translates into the protein MKRARKYEGDAVGIDLGTTYSCVAVWQEQHCRVEIIHNDQGNRTTPSYVAFTANQRLIGDAAKNQAAANPINTVFDVKRLIGRKYSDPVIKNDLLMWPFKVTAGADDKPMIVVTYKDQEKHFSAEEISSMVLTKMREIAEAYLESPVCNAVITVPAYFNGSQRKATRDAGAIAGLNVMRIISEPTAAAVAYGLDKRSDCSGERNIFIFDLGGGTFDVSLLTIKGKVFQVKATAGNTHLGGEDFDNRVVNYFVNEFKRKNNKVDISGDARALRRLRTACEKAKRTLSYAVTATIELDAFFKGIDFYSSLTRARFEELNADLFRECLETVAGCLIDAKMDKASVHDVVLVGGSSRIPKVQELLQEFFEGKELYKSINPDEAVACGAAVAAALLNGGTESTAPNLVLQDVTPLSLGKATKGDVMSIVIPRNTTIPVKKSMTFVTISDNQSSVLEEIYEGERTRASDNNLLGQFRLSGIPPAPKGHPVSICFDLDADGILCVTSEEKTTGNKN